In Quercus robur chromosome 11, dhQueRobu3.1, whole genome shotgun sequence, the following proteins share a genomic window:
- the LOC126704948 gene encoding uncharacterized protein LOC126704948 has product MCESFNSTIVKFRSKPIITMLECIRLYLITRFQTNKEMITKVESELCPKIRKRLYKEKLACSKWIACLAGRMKFEVKNGLESFIVDLEEKKCSCRKEDAEKYVNACYKRITYIDCYEPIIEPINGQNMWGPSGLPPVQPPIKRRPLGRPKKKRALEPDEPISHRKKRGLGISKQCKLCGKLGHNKRSCKGEVGGNSSLPGSASQASRTTRRAAKDAQLIVHRAQPSSNDDVTTSAPPPPTDNQSN; this is encoded by the exons ATGTGTGAAAGCTTCAACAGCACGATAGTTAAGTTCAGGAGCAAACCTATAATCACCATG CTTGAGTGTATTAGGCTATATCTGATAACTAGatttcaaacaaacaaagaaatgaTTACGAAGGTGGAATCTGAGTTGTGTCCTAAGATAAGGAAGAGGCTGTATAAGGAGAAGTTGGCATGCAGCAAGTGGATAGCATGTTTGGCTGGTCGTATGAAGTTTGAAGTGAAGAATGGGCTTGAGAGTTTCATTGTGGACTTGGAAGAGAAGAAATGCAGCTGTAGGAA AGAAGATGCTGAAAAGTATGTCAATGCTTGCTACAAAAGGATTACCTACATTGATTGCTATGAACCCATTATAGAGCCCATCAATGGCCAGAATATGTGGGGTCCTAGTGGTCTGCCACCTGTGCAACCCCCTATCAAGAGGAGACCTCTTGGCAGGCCTAAGAAGAAGAGGGCACTGGAGCCTGATGAACCTATAAGTCACAGAAAAAAAAGAGGCCTAGGCATCTCAAAACAATGCAAGTTATGTGGGAAATTAGGACACAACAAGAGGAGCTGCAAGGGAGAAGTAGGAGGGAACTCCTCCTTGCCTGGGAGTGCATCCCAAGCCAGTAGGACCACTAGAAGG GCAGCCAAGGATGCTCAGCTAATAGTACACAGGGCACAACCAAGCTCTAATGATGATGTGACCACAAGTGCACCTCCACCCCCCACTGATAACCAGTCCAATTGA